Proteins encoded together in one Cicer arietinum cultivar CDC Frontier isolate Library 1 chromosome 4, Cicar.CDCFrontier_v2.0, whole genome shotgun sequence window:
- the LOC101499963 gene encoding small ribosomal subunit protein eS8-like, with product MSALVLYRYELGRQPTNTKLSINKTIRRIRVQGSTVKWKTLRLNTGNFSWGSEVVTRKTRLLDVVYNPLNNELVRTHTLVKSAIVQVDDAPFRQWYLQHYGVEIGRKKKSAA from the coding sequence ATGTCTGCGCTGGTTTTGTATAGGTATGAGCTCGGTCGTCAGCCAACAAACACTAAATTATCAATTAACAAGACAATCAGAAGGATCCGTGTTCAAGGGAGTACTGTGAAGTGGAAAACACTTAGATTGAATACCGGTAACTTCTCATGGGGTAGTGAAGTAGTAACTCGCAAGACTCGTCTTCTGGATGTGGTTTACAATCCCTTAAATAACGAGCTTGTCCGAACGCATACTCTTGTTAAGAGTGCTATTGTTCAGGTGGATGATGCACCATTCAGGCAATGGTACCTTCAGCACTATGGTGTTGAAATTGGTAGAAAAAAGAAATCAGCTGCATAG
- the LOC140920032 gene encoding uncharacterized protein, producing MTVSEYSAHFTQLSRHAPYPITEEMRVKRFIRGLKDYLFRSVVGSNCSTFAKVLSLALLIEQRQKEKGGNRQDSHKKQRIEGAYSNYSDRGGGSMFGYQGQQRLMSQRGGHSGQSSGTVQIRRSDSGAASQSTFPQRHSGVSATRCSTCGHIRRDCHVDTTHPSSSYASTPTALASPQTHSASVRQGGNSYVRGLGTFQQRGRGFGGRGQIPAGRGQARVDSHVLFDPGATHSFVSSWFATQLGKCSSSLEEPLVVATPIGGNLLAKSVYRSCDVIIDDKVLPVDLVVIDLIDFDVILGMDWLALHHATLDCHNKVVKFEIPGQPVFSFQGGRSWVPHNQISALAASKLMRRDVFPEELPGLPPDREIEFSIDLVPNTHPISVPLYRMAPAELKELREQLQDLLVTT from the exons ATGACAGTTTCAGAGTACAGTGCTCATTTTACACAGCTCTCTAGACATGCTCCTTATCCTATCACTGAAGAGATGCGTGTTAAGAGGTTCATTAGAGGATTGAaggattatttatttagatctGTGGTTGGGTCGAATTGTTCTACTTTTGCTAAGGTTTTGAGTTTGGCCCTTTTGATTGAGCAGCGACAGAAGGAAAAAGGAGGCAATAGACAAGATTCACATAAGAAGCAAAGGATTGAAGGAGCTTACAGTAACTATTCAGATCGCGGTGGTGGATCTATGTTTGGTTATCAGGGGCAACAAAGACTCATGTCTCAAAGGGGTGGTCATAGTGGGCAGTCTTCTGGGACAGTGCAGATTCGTAGATCAGATTCTGGAGCAGCATCACAATCCACCTTCCCTCAGAGACATTCTGGTGTTTCAGCTACACGATGTTCTACTTGTG GTCATATCAGGAGGGATTGTCATGTAGACACTACACATCCATCCTCTAGTTATGCATCAACACCAACAGCTTTGGCATCTCCTCAAACTCATTCTGCATCTGTGCGTCAGGGTGGAAATTCTTATGTCAGAGGTTTAGGAACATTTCAGCAGCGAGGTAGAGGATTTGGTGGTAGAGGTCAGATACCAGCAGGAAGAGGTCAAGCTCGAGT AGATTCTCATGTTTTGTTTGATCCTGGAGCTACACATTCTTTTGTATCCTCGTGGTTTGCTACTCAACTTggtaaatgttcatcttctttagAAGAGCCTTTAGTTGTAGCTACACCTATTGGTGGAAATTTGCTTGCTAAGTCGGTGTATCGTTCTTGTGATGTAATTATTGATGACAAGGTGTTACCGGTAGATTTAGTAGTTATTGACTTGATAGATTTTGATGTGATTTTGGGTATGGACTGGTTGGCTTTGCATCATGCCACTTTGGATTGTCATAACAAAGTGGTGAAATTTGAGATACCAGGACAACCAGTCTTCTCGTTTCAAGGAGGACGTAGTTGGGTACCACATAACCAAATCTCAGCCTTGGCAGCTAGCAAGTTAATGAGAAGAG ATGTTTTTCCTGAAGAACTTCCTGGGTTACCACCTGATAGGGAGATTGAATTCTCTATAGACTTAGTTCCCAACACTCATCCTATATCCGTACCTCTTTATCGTATGGCACCAGCAGAACTTAAAGAGTTAAGGGAACAACTTCAAGATCTTCTTGTTACCACCTGA